The Microbacterium schleiferi genome contains the following window.
GGGCCTCGGTGTGCAACACGAAGCTGAGGTCGTAGTCCTTGTTGACGTACACGTCGTTGATCCAGGTCGGGAAGTCGACGCTGTTCACTGTGAGGGTGATGCCGACCTCGTTGAGATCCGAGACGAGGATCTGCGGGATCGTCGTGGGGTAGAAAGACGGGATCGTCAGCGTGAGGTCGAGGTCCTCCGCTCCGGCCTCGGCGAGCAGTTGCCGTGCGGCATCCTGATCGTACGGGGCGACATCCGACAGGTCCTCGTAGCCGGGGTCGAGCTCGGGGATCGGTCCGTACAGTGTCTGGCCGGCGCCGAACGCATCGGTGAAGGCGGAGTGGTCGATCGCCTGGCGGATCGCTTGGCGCACGCGCTGGTCAGCAAGCGGGCTGCCGGGAGACTGGTTCATCGCCAGCGTTCCCTTGTCGGTCGACTGTCCGAGCACTACTTCGAATCCGCCGTCCGCCTGGATCTGTTCGGTGAAGTTCGCATCGAACCCGGTGACGACATCGACTTCGCCGGCAAGCGCCGCGTTGAGGGCCGCCTGCGTCTCCGGGATGTAGTCGAAGACCACTTCGGCGGCCGCCGCCGGGTCGCCCCAGTATGCGTCGTTGCGGACGAACGTGATCGAGTCGCCCTGTCGCCACGAGTCGAGCAGGAACGGGCCGGTCCCGTTGGCGGCTGTCGCGTAGTCGACAGTGTCGCCCTCCTTGAGGATCAGCCCGGCGCGCCCGGTGAGGTTCCACAGCAGGCTCGAATCCGGCTCCGAGAGGGTCAGCGTGATCTCCTGCCCCTCGGCGGTGATCGAGGCGATGTTCGCCAACCGACCCGACTCCGCCCACTCGGGGGTGTCACGCCTCGTGGTCAGCGACCACACGACATCCTGCGGCGTCAGCTCCTGGCCGTCGCCGAAGGTCACGCCCTCGCGCAGCGTGAAGGTGTAGGTGAGCCCGTCCGCCGACACGTCGTACTTCTCCGCGAGAACCGGAACGATGTCCTGTTCCGATGTGCGACCGACAAGCCCCTGGTAGACGTTGTCGATGAGGATTTGATCGAGGGCAGCGCCCGCCGTCTGCCGGATGTCGAGATTCCCCGGCTCCAGCACGAGACGGATCGCCACCGAGGCATCGGGGTCAGGTGCCCCCGTCGGCGTCGGTGCGGTGTCACTGCTGCCGGTGCAGGCTGTCAGAACGAGGGCGCTCGCGGCGAGCAAGGCCGACGCGGCCAGAGCGGTGCGGCGGAACATGGGAGTCCTTTCCGGGGGGCATCCGCGGCGAGGCTGGTGGGCACGCGGAGCACGAAGGGGATCTGCGGTAGATAACTCTAGGGTCCGGTGGCTCTGTTCCCCTCATCGAGGGGCGAACGTAACGTCATCGTTGCCGGGTGTCTCCCAGCTCGGCGATCGTCCCGGCGAGCGACCTCGGCGCCTCCTCGTGCACGTTATGACCGGTCGGGAGAGCGACGAGAACGGCATCCGGTCGGCGCCCCATGAACTCTGCCGCGTCCTCGGCGGTGACAAAGCCGTGCTCCCCGCGGATGAGCGTGAGCGGCGCAGCCACGGCGGCGACGTCGTTCCATCCCGTGGTGGAGAGAATCTCGGAGAGGGCGTCCTGCTGCGCATCGACCTGCGCGGCAACCTCGGGCGCCGCCGCGAGCGCCGCTGCCAGGTGAGCGAAGTGGTGCTTCCATTCCACCCGTCCGTCTTCGCGCACCCGCGAGTTCAGGTACACGCCCCGCTCGGTCTTCTCGCGGGTTCCGCCCCCGAGACCGAAGGCCATCGCCCGATCGACCATCTCGTCGCGGCTCGCCCAGTCGGTCGGACCTGCAAAAAAAGCCCGGATCTGCGCCGCTCCCGCGTTCGGATCGATGCCCGGAGTGATGTCGACCATGATCAGCTGCGCGACGAGTTCGGGAGCGGATGCCGCCAATGCGGCGCCGGTCAGTCCGCCGAGCGAGTGTCCGACGACCAGTTGCGGCCCCGATGCCCACGCCCGGATACCCGTCGCGACATCGGGCGCGAGGTTTGTCGCCGTGTAGGCGGCATCGGTTCGCCACGACGAGTCGCCGTGCCCGGGCAGATCGATCGCGAGGGCGGGAAGCCCGAGCGCGAGGATCGTCGAGTCCCAGGTGTGTGCGTTCAGTCCTGCGCCGTGCACGAACGTGACCGCCGGAGGCGCGTCGCCGAACCGCAGCGCGCTCAGGCTGCGTCCGTCCTCGAGGGTCAGCGACATGCGCTCGACCCGAGGGAGATCCCCGGTCACGCCGACGTCACGGGCATCGGTGGCCAGGAAGCGGAATTCGTCGTCAGAGGTGGTCATCGCCGTCCGTCCTCGGTTGCGGGGGATGACCCCATTCTGGCCCCCTCGCGTGGGGACGACGACAGCCTGCGCACAGGTGGGAGTCACGCGACGCAGATAGGCTCGAAGAACGTGAGCACTCTCGACATCTCCGGCGCCATCAACTTCCGGGACACCGGCGGACTTTCTGCTGGTTCGGGGAGGACCCGCACGGGCGTGCTCTACCGGTCGGGCAATCTGGCGCGACTCGACGAGGACGGCATCCGTGCATTCTCCGGCCTCGGGATCCGTCGCGTGATCGACCTGCGCGACGACACCGAAGTCGCCGGTGCACCCAGCAGGTTCGACGACCGCGCCCTTGTCGTTCAGCGGGTGCCGCTGTTTCTGGGCTCGGTCGCGTCGTTCTTCGTCGAGGATGTTCCACTGACCGAGATGTACCGGCGGTTGGTCGACGACTCCGCCGCGCGCGTCGTCGAGGTCGTGCGCGGCGTCATCGCCGACCAGCCGGTCCTGGTGCATTGCACCGTCGGAAAAGACCGCACCGGCGTCACCGTGGCCATCACCCTCGCCGCCGCGGGCGTGGACCGTGACGCCGTGATCGCCGACTATGCCCGCACGGAAGCACTCTTGCCGGCGTCACGCAATCGCGATGTGGTGGCGCGGATCCGTCAGTTCCACCCGGATGCCGCCAACCTCGAGGAACTGGCGACCAAGTCACCCGCCGCGGTGATGGCCAGGATGCTGGAGAGCCTGGATGCGACCTATGGGTCGCCGCGAGACTACCTGCGGGCTCACGGCATGAGCGATGACGAGCTCGTCTCGCTGGATGCCGCCCTCACGGAGTGAGCGCCTCGGCAGCCCGCCGGCGGGGGATGTAGTTGCCGTCGGCGAGTCCCGCCTCGATCTCGAAACGATTGCGGATCGGATTGCGCCCCGACAGCTGGTACAGCAGCGGCATGAGCATCCCGTACCGGCGCCACTGACGCGCGTGCACGAGCTCGTGCCGCAGCACCCGGGCGCCGTCATTGGTCGCGGTGAGGTAGCAGGAGCCGACGCACACCCCGCCGCGCGGGAAGGTCCAGGACGGCATGCCGCGGAAGACATACAGCACGGTGCCGTCCCGGCCGCGGTGTCGCCGTATCCGTCCGGTGCTCCAGAGAAACCCCCACGTGAACCCGATGGCGGTTCCGACCACGGCCCCCGCTCGGGAGAGAGGCGAGTCCAGCAGCGGGAGCCACCGATCCAGGGCGCGGCCGCGGGCGACGGCGCGGTCGGCGGCTGCCTCCCACCCGGCGGGCGGCATCGGGATCGGGCTCACGCCACGGCTCCGAGAAGACGCAGAATCGTCGGCATGTCGTCGATCGCGGCATCGGGGGAGGACGGGGAGAACTCGGCGATGGTCGCCCCGGCAAGCGGAAAGCGATCACGGACAGCTCGGACTGCGGCGATGACGGCGCCGGCATCCGGGCCGAACGGCACCGGAAACGACACCCCTGTCACGGCGGAGGGGTCGAAGACATCGAGGTCGATGTGCAGGTAGACCCGTGCCGCCCCGGTCGCGGAGATCGCCGCGATCAGGGCCTCCGGGTCGGCGAGGCGCTCGGGCGGCACGAGGGAGATGTCGTTCTCATCGATGAACTGCCGTTCGGCGTCGTCGAGCTCCCGGGTGCCTGCCAGCACCACCCGATCGGGAGTCAGGACGCCGCGGGAAAGACGGAGACGCTCGGCGCCGTCTCCGAGCGCGGCGCGCAGCACCATGCCGTGGAACGCACCGCTGGGTGAGGACTCGGGAGTGTTCAGGTCGGCGTGCGCATCGAGCCATACCAGGGCGACGTCCTCGGCAGCGACGGCTTCCAGCGCACCGATGCTCACGCCGCAATCCCCGCCGATGACAACCACCGGCTCGGGTTGGCTCGCCACGGCATCCCGAACGAGCTCGCGGATGCGACCGAGTGAACTGGCGCGGCGGATGCCGGTATCCAGGCTTTCACCGGCTTCGACCGGCACCTCCAAGCGGGTGCAGGCCGAAGCCGGGAGGTCGCCCGCGATGGCTTCGGCGCCGTCGACGAGCTGCATAGCGCGAGCCGACCCCGAACCCTGCCACTGCGGGGCGATGACGAAATGAGCCATGGGGCTGTTCGATCAGCCTTCGATGGCGGGCTTGGCAGCACCGCCGGACTTCAGGGCAGCCAATCGGGCCTCCACCTCCGTGAGTTCGCCGAGGTCTTCCAGGCTCTCGAACTGGGCGTCCAGGCTCGAGGCGGCGAGCTCGGTCTTGCCCTGCGCGATCGCCTCCTGGCGGCGCACCTTCTCTTCGAAGCGGCCGAGTTCGCTCGTCGGGTCAAGCACGTCGATCGACTTGACGGCATCCACGACCTTCGTCTGGGCCTCGGCGGTCTTCTGACGCGCGACCAGCTCAGCCGACTTGGCCTTGAGCTGCTCGAGCTTCTGCTTCATGCCGTTCAGGCCGTCTTTGAGCTTGTTCACGACCTCGGTCTGCGATGCGATCTGCGGGGCCGCGGCCTTCGCCGAGTTCTCGGCCGCAATCTGCCGCTGCAGGGCGACCTTGGCGAGGTTGTCGAACTTGTCGGCATCCACGGCATCGCCGCTCGCGCGGAACTCGTCAGCCTTCCGGCTGGCAGCCAGAGCCTTGTTGCCCCACTCGGATGCCGACTGCAGGTCTTCCTGGTGGTCGCGCTCGAGGAGCCTCAGATTGCCGATCGTCTCGGCGATCGCGGCTTCCGCATCGGCGATGTTGTTCGTGTAGTCACGCACGAGCTGGTCGAGCATCTTCTGCGGGTCCTCGGCCTGGTCGAGCATCGCGTTGATGTTCGCCTTCATGAGGGTGGAGATACGCCCGAAAATGGACTGCTTTGCCATCGGTGTGTCCTTCCGTGTGGAGTGTGAGTGGTGGTCGATGAACGTGATTGCTAGAAGCGGCCCCCGCCGCGGCGCCCGCGTGAGCCCCCGCCGCCGAAGCCGCCGCCGCGTGATACGCCGCCGCCGAAGCCGCCGCGCCGGGAGCCGCCGCCGAAGCTCCCGCCGCCGAAGCTTCCGCCGAAGCCGCCGAACCCTCCGCGCCGCGATCCGCCGCCGGAGAGCACAGAGTTGAGGACGATACCGCCGAGGACGGCGCCCATCATCCCGTTCGATCCGCCGCCCCGGGAGCCGCCGTAACCACCCGGGTCGAAGGCTCCGACATCGCGCTGAGCCGCCTGGATCGCCTGCGAGGCGAGCTGCTCGGCGCGCTGAGCGTGCGGGAGGGCCTGCGCCGGGTCGGAAACCTGGATCTGCTGCGCCGTTGCCAGACTCGCGCGCGCTTCGGCCAGCCGGGTGCGGGCCTGCGCGCCGACGGCGCCGCGACGGGCGGCGATGAAGTCGTCGGCCGCGGATATTTGAGCGCCTGCCTGCATCGTGACCTGGGCGAGCGCCTGCTGGGCCCGCTGCGCCTGAGCCTGAGCATCCCGCGCGGCCTGCACGACCGTGTCGATCTGCCGGTCTGCTTCCTCGAGTGCGTGCAGCGCCGCAAGCGGACGCTGCAGGGGAGCATCCAGAAGCGCACGGGCGGACTCGATCTGTTGCGCCGTGCTGGCTGCGACACCGGCCAGACGTCCGTCGGGATCGGGAAGCGCTCGCGCGGTCGCGATATCGGCTTCGAGGCCCGCCATCACACTCCGGGCAGTCGTCGCCGCCTGCCGCAGATCACGGGCCAGGGTGTCGACGGCGCGTTCCAGCTGCAGGGCTTGGGTCACGGCATCCTCGGCGCCGCGGATGCTGACTGCCGCCTCCGATGTCTTGCCGGCAGCCAGTGAGGTGCGAGCCGACGCGAGTGCGGCATCCGCGAAGGCGATCCGTTCACGCGCCTGCTCGGCGTTATCGGCGACGGTTGCGATGGCATCCGGGTGGAAGGATGCCGCGAGTTCGGATAGTTCGTGATCGGCATCGTCCAGTCGGGCGACGGCGTCGTCACGGTCCTTCGCGATGCGCTCGATCGCCTGCGGTGCGTTGCGCTCGAGTTCACGCAGGGCCTCGAACTCGGCAACCTTCTCGTCGAGCGCCGTGTTCGCCTTCTCGCACAGGGCGAGGATGGCGACGTTCCACTCTCGGATCTGGGCGTCAGTGTCGGGCTCGGCATCGTCCAGCCGCTGCTGGAGCGAGAAAGCTTCGGTGAGGCTCGCCGTCGCGGCGGTGATCGTCTTCTCGAACTCGGCAGCCGCAGCATCACCGAACTGCGCACGCGCGAACCCGAGTTCCTGCGTGCTCGTCGTGATGGCATCGTCGGTCGCGACCAGAGCGGTCGCCGCGCGCCGAGCGAGTTCGTCGAGACTCACCGCTTGCAGATCGGCATCGCGCCTCCGGCGAGAGCGGACGATCAGCCAGAACACCAGTCCGCCGATGGCGGCGATCACGACGAGGACCAGGACGGCCGTGAAGAACCCCCCGGAGCCCGATCCTCCCGACAGCGCGGACTCCACGCCATCGGCTGCTGTCGTGATGGCCCCGAGGTAGTCCCCGTCGCTCAGGTATGGCTTGACCTCCGCCTCGATCGCCAGGAGCTGGTCTTCGCTGAGGGGACCGGTTGCATCGGCGGAGGTGTAGAACTGGCGCGACTCGGTCGCCACCGCGAGGATGTACTGGTTCGGCCCGAGGCCGTTGCGTTCGGCGACCGTATCGGCCCATTCCTGGCTGTTCGACGGATTCGTGAACTCGTCGACGAACACCGCGTACAGGTCGACACCCGTGGACGCGTACAGCTCAGCCAATCGCGCGTCCGCCGCCTGCTGGTCGGCCGCGCTGAGCGCGTCCACCTCATCGAGGACGTAGCCAGCACCGAGCGTGACCGGATCAGTGGCGCTTGCGGGCGCGGCGGTGAGGGAGAGCAGTGCCGCGACCGCCACCGCGCTCAGTACCGTCCCGAACGACCATCGAGTCGGCATCGATTCCCCTCCCGGTGCGCCACAGCCCGCGCCCTTCGATCCTATTGATCGGGCACGGCCTCGCGGAAGCGCTCCGCGAGGCGCACCGGATCCTCACAGCGTGCGTCGTAGGGTGAGTGCCCGAAAGGCAGGTGCGGTGGTGGACGATCGCTACGGAACTGACGTACTCGCGAGCGGCTGGCGCGGTCACGGCCGGACCGAGAGCTCCCGTGTTCCGGCAGAGCGGGGTCTGGTCATCGAGGTGCAGGCAGACGGGTTCTGCGGTGCCGTGACACACGCGGATGCCGCGACCGTCGAGCTCGAAGACCGCTTCGGTGCCCGGCGCCGTTTTCCGCTGGGCCCGGGGTTTCTGGTGGAGGGGTCGCACGTCGTCCTCGTCGCGCACCGGCCCGTGGCCCCCCAGCAGCCGAAGCGGACGGCATCCGGCTCGTTCGCGGGCCCCGACGAGCGGGCGCGGGTTGCGCGGGCAAGCCGCATCCTGGTCGAGGGGCGCCACGACGCCGAGCTGGTGGAGAAGGTTTGGGGAGACGACCTGCGCGCGGAGGGCGTCGTGGTCGAGTACCTCGAAGGGATCGATCGCCTGGCGGCCATGCTCGAGGAGGAACCGCCCTCGGAGCGCCGCCGCTACGGCATCCTCGTCGACCATCTTGTGCCGGGCTCGAAGGAGGCGCGCATTGCGGCGGAGATCACGCGCGGTCGGCACGGCACGAACCTTCTCATCGTCGGACACCCCGAGATCGACGTGTGGCAGTGCGTGCGGCCCGCCTCGCTGGGCCTGCGAGCGTGGCCGACCGTGCCGCGCGGCGTCGACATCAAGGTCGGAACCTGCCGCGCTCTGGGCTGGCCGAGCGAGACGCCCGCCGATCTGGCCCGCGCCTGGCGCCGCATCCTCAGCGCGGTGGGCAGCTATCGCGACCTGGAACCTTCGCTCCTGGGCCGCGTCGAGGAACTCATCGACTACGTGACGGCGGCGCCCTGAGATCAGGTCACCGACAGCGCCGCGGCGATCGTGCCGCCGGGGCTGGCGGATCGGTGGCCGCCGCGGGGACTGGCATACTGGGCTGAGGCGTGCTCGCCTCCTTTTGTGTGCGCGGAAGGTCAGCAGTGGTTCCCACCTCTCGACAGGATGTCGCGCTCTCCCCGCGGAGAGCCCCCTCCTCCCGGGGATGGCGAGGCGTCCCTCGCGGTCTGAGCGATTGGCTCGCCGACCTGACGTCGCCGCGCGTGGGCGTCGAGCCCATCGCCTCCGGGACCCTCACGAAGGTCGTCGGAATCTGGGCGCTCGGCCGGGCCGTCAACCTCGGACTTCTCTGGATGTTCTTCGAGGTGTCGCGCCTTGCCGATCTCGGATTCGGTCCGTTCGGCATCCACGTGCGCAGCTTCCTGACATTCCTCACGGGATGGGACGCCGACCACTACCTCAACATCGCGCGCACCGGTTATCCGATCCGCCTGCCGATGGAGGAGGGGATCGTCCAGACCAACGACTGGGCGTTCCTGCCGGTCTTGCCGTTCCTCGAGCGCGTGGGCTCCGATCTGACCGGGGTCAACGAGGGCATCATCGGGGTCATCGTGAGCATCGCGGCCAGCCTCGGCGCGACCCTCGTGCTGTTCCTGCTGCTGCGGCGGGTGACCACTCCGCGGGCAGCCTGGTGGGGCATCGTGCTCTTCACTTTCGCCCCGCTCTCGTTCGTCTACGTGCTCGCGTACGCCGAGTCGCTGTTCCTCCTGCTGCTGTTCACCGCCCTGCTCCTCGCGATCCGGCGCCAGTATTTGCTGATCCTGCCGGTGGGGGTACTGGCCGCGTACACCCGGCCCGGCGTCCTCGCCCTCGCGCTGGGCCTCGGGATCGTCTTCGTCGTGCGATGGATGCAGCACCGCACCGACCCGTTCCCCTGGACCCAGCGGCTGAGTCTCGCCGCGAGCGGGATCGCCATCGCGGCGGCTGGTCTCTCGTGGACCTCCATCGCGGACGCCGTCACCGGCATTCCGCACGCCTACGTTCGTACCGAGACAGCCTGGTGGATCCCGCTTGTCGGTACCGGGGACTTCGTGCCCCTGACGCCGTGGTTCCGGTTCTTCGGCACGTACCTCAACGTGTTCGGCATCCTTCTGGTTCTCGCGATCATGGCGGCGTTCGCCTGGTGGATGTTCTCCAAGCCCACGCGCAAGCTGGGTCTGGTGATTGTGGCCTACGCGGCAAGCTACGGCCTGTACCTGTTCGGCGTCTTCCTGCCGCAGCAGTCGACCTTCCGCCTCATGATGCCGCTGTCACCCCTCCTCGGTGACGAACGCTTCTCGTCGACACAGCATCGTCGGCAGTGGCTCCTGGTCGGGTGTCTGGGCCTGCAGGTGGTCGCCGTGTTCCTGCTGTGGACCATCGGATATCCGTGACCGGTCGGGCGCCCGCTGTGACATCTTCCGAGGACGGCTCGACGGGTTTTCGTGACCGGCCCGTCTCTTTCGTCCGCCGAAGCGGCAGGATGTCGGAGGCCCAACAGCGGGCGTGGACCGAGGTTGGTCCCCGGATGCTGATTCCCGTGGAACGGGATGCCGCATCCACCAGCATCCGGGAGGGATCGACCATCGACCCCGCGGCGGTGTGGGGACGCGCGGCGCCGCTGATCGTCGAGATCGGGTCGGGCCAGGGGCACGCGATCGTGCACGCGGCGACATCCCGGTCCGACGCGAACTTCCTGGCCGTCGAGGTCTTCCGGGCGGGCCTCGCGCGGACGATGCTGGATGCGGATCGGGCGGGGCTCTCGAACCTCCGTCTCGTGGAGGCCAACGCCCCCGAGGTGCTCGAGCACCTCCTCCCGCCAGCCTCGGTCGATGAGCTCTGGATCTTCTTTCCCGACCCCTGGCACAAGAAGAAACACACCAAGCGGCGCCTGGTCACCGCCGAGTTCGCCGCGCTCGCGGCATCCGTGCTGCATGCGGGCGGGGTGCTGCGGCTCGCGACCGACTGGCAGGATTATGCCGACCAGATGCGATCGGTGCTGGATGCTGCGCCCGGCTTCACCCGCGCCTTCGAGGGCGACTGGGCACCCCGTTTCGGTGGCCGCGTGCTGACGGCTTTCGAACGAAAGGGTGAGCGGGCCGGGCGGGAAATCCGAGACCTCACCTACCGGCGGAGCACGTGAGTAGTGACGCGGACGCCGGGCACGGGATCGCGCAGCGGCTTCCTGCGGTCTCGTGGCGCGTCGTGCCAGCCGTGCTGATCGTTCTGGCAGCTCCCGCGTTCTTCGTCGCACTGATGCCCTGGCTGGGATGGACACTCCTGGCGGCCGGCATGATCGCCGCGCTCCTGGTCGAGCGTTTCGCGCCGGCACCTGCCGGACCGACCGTGCGAATAGGGTCGCGGCTCGAGACGGCCCGGGTGGTCTCGCGCCCCCGTCGATCGTGCGGGACCTGTCGCTCATCGCGATCGGGATGCTGATCGTCAGTGCGATTCCGCTCAAGGCCGAGCTCGACAACCTCGCGATCGTGCGTTTCGCGATCGCCCTGGGGGGCGCCGTCGCGGTGCCCTACGTCATCTCGCGGTTCGTCTACCGGGACCGGGCGATCGGGTTCCCCTGGCGCGGCGGTGGTCGCTGGCGCTGGTTTCAGTGGACGTGGCTGGTCGGCGTTCTCATCCTCGGCTGGCTGATCCTGCCGTTCTACTTCATCACCTCCGGGGTCTATCTCAACTGGCCGGTCGTGGACACTCCCGACCTCATCGCCCGGCTGTTCGTCGGGGTCGGCGCCGTGGGGATCTGGGACGAGCTCTTCTTCATCTGCACGGTCTTCGTCCTGCTGCTGCGGCACATGCATCCGGTCACCGCGAACCTGCTACAGGGCGTCGTGTTCGTCTCGTTCCTGTGGGAGCTCGGCTACCAGGCGTGGGGACCGCTGCTGACGATCCCGTTCGCTCTGCTGCAGGGCTACATCTTCCTCGTCACGCGCTCGCTCGCGTATGTGGTGACCGTGCACCTGCTCTTTGACGCGGTGGTCTTCGCCGTGCTTGTCCACGCCCACAACCCCGGACTGTTCGACCACCTGTTTCTGGTCTGACGCTCCGCCTCGGGTTTGGGTGGGTCGGCCCTTGCGTGGCGGCGCGGCGTGAGTCACGCTGGCGCCATGAGTGACTCCCTCGACCCGGCCCCGGCCATCATCGATGCCCACGCCCTCGCGCTGACCACGCTCCCGTTCGCCGACGACCGGGACCTCGTCGCCGCTGAGCGCGGGTTCCTCGGAACTCTCGCCCCGCTCCTGATCACGGATGCCGAGGGTGGCGTGGTCTGGGACGGCGAGAGCTACAACTTCCTGCAGGGCGAGCCACCGGCATCCGTGCACCCGAGCCTGTGGCGACAGTCGATGTTGGTGGCCAGGCACGGGCTGTTCGAGGTCGTCCCCGGGATCTATCAGGTGCGCGGCTTCGACCTGTCGAACATCACATTCGTCGAGGGAGACAGCGGGGTCATCGTCATCGACCCGCTCATCTCCGCAGAAACTGCGGCCGCCGCCCTCGCGCTCTACCGCGAGCACCGGGGCGAGCGCCCGGTCGTCGCGGTGATCTACACGCACAGTCACGTCGATCACTTCGGCGGAGTGTTCGGTGTGACCTCTCAGGACGAGGTCGATGGGGGTGCGGTCCAGATCATCGCGCCCGAGGGGCTCGTGGCGCACGCGGTGGCCGAGAACGTGTATGCCGGCACCGCGATGG
Protein-coding sequences here:
- a CDS encoding ABC transporter substrate-binding protein, whose product is MFRRTALAASALLAASALVLTACTGSSDTAPTPTGAPDPDASVAIRLVLEPGNLDIRQTAGAALDQILIDNVYQGLVGRTSEQDIVPVLAEKYDVSADGLTYTFTLREGVTFGDGQELTPQDVVWSLTTRRDTPEWAESGRLANIASITAEGQEITLTLSEPDSSLLWNLTGRAGLILKEGDTVDYATAANGTGPFLLDSWRQGDSITFVRNDAYWGDPAAAAEVVFDYIPETQAALNAALAGEVDVVTGFDANFTEQIQADGGFEVVLGQSTDKGTLAMNQSPGSPLADQRVRQAIRQAIDHSAFTDAFGAGQTLYGPIPELDPGYEDLSDVAPYDQDAARQLLAEAGAEDLDLTLTIPSFYPTTIPQILVSDLNEVGITLTVNSVDFPTWINDVYVNKDYDLSFVLHTEARDFENWANPDYYFTYDSPEVQELYQESLAATDEAEAAALLAQAARIVSEDAAADWLYNGASIVAVGTGITGMPSINVNERLNLADLAKIAG
- a CDS encoding alpha/beta fold hydrolase, with translation MTTSDDEFRFLATDARDVGVTGDLPRVERMSLTLEDGRSLSALRFGDAPPAVTFVHGAGLNAHTWDSTILALGLPALAIDLPGHGDSSWRTDAAYTATNLAPDVATGIRAWASGPQLVVGHSLGGLTGAALAASAPELVAQLIMVDITPGIDPNAGAAQIRAFFAGPTDWASRDEMVDRAMAFGLGGGTREKTERGVYLNSRVREDGRVEWKHHFAHLAAALAAAPEVAAQVDAQQDALSEILSTTGWNDVAAVAAPLTLIRGEHGFVTAEDAAEFMGRRPDAVLVALPTGHNVHEEAPRSLAGTIAELGDTRQR
- a CDS encoding tyrosine-protein phosphatase, which encodes MSTLDISGAINFRDTGGLSAGSGRTRTGVLYRSGNLARLDEDGIRAFSGLGIRRVIDLRDDTEVAGAPSRFDDRALVVQRVPLFLGSVASFFVEDVPLTEMYRRLVDDSAARVVEVVRGVIADQPVLVHCTVGKDRTGVTVAITLAAAGVDRDAVIADYARTEALLPASRNRDVVARIRQFHPDAANLEELATKSPAAVMARMLESLDATYGSPRDYLRAHGMSDDELVSLDAALTE
- a CDS encoding Fe-S oxidoreductase, encoding MSPIPMPPAGWEAAADRAVARGRALDRWLPLLDSPLSRAGAVVGTAIGFTWGFLWSTGRIRRHRGRDGTVLYVFRGMPSWTFPRGGVCVGSCYLTATNDGARVLRHELVHARQWRRYGMLMPLLYQLSGRNPIRNRFEIEAGLADGNYIPRRRAAEALTP
- a CDS encoding arginase family protein; protein product: MAHFVIAPQWQGSGSARAMQLVDGAEAIAGDLPASACTRLEVPVEAGESLDTGIRRASSLGRIRELVRDAVASQPEPVVVIGGDCGVSIGALEAVAAEDVALVWLDAHADLNTPESSPSGAFHGMVLRAALGDGAERLRLSRGVLTPDRVVLAGTRELDDAERQFIDENDISLVPPERLADPEALIAAISATGAARVYLHIDLDVFDPSAVTGVSFPVPFGPDAGAVIAAVRAVRDRFPLAGATIAEFSPSSPDAAIDDMPTILRLLGAVA
- a CDS encoding PspA/IM30 family protein, encoding MAKQSIFGRISTLMKANINAMLDQAEDPQKMLDQLVRDYTNNIADAEAAIAETIGNLRLLERDHQEDLQSASEWGNKALAASRKADEFRASGDAVDADKFDNLAKVALQRQIAAENSAKAAAPQIASQTEVVNKLKDGLNGMKQKLEQLKAKSAELVARQKTAEAQTKVVDAVKSIDVLDPTSELGRFEEKVRRQEAIAQGKTELAASSLDAQFESLEDLGELTEVEARLAALKSGGAAKPAIEG
- a CDS encoding TPM domain-containing protein, which encodes MPTRWSFGTVLSAVAVAALLSLTAAPASATDPVTLGAGYVLDEVDALSAADQQAADARLAELYASTGVDLYAVFVDEFTNPSNSQEWADTVAERNGLGPNQYILAVATESRQFYTSADATGPLSEDQLLAIEAEVKPYLSDGDYLGAITTAADGVESALSGGSGSGGFFTAVLVLVVIAAIGGLVFWLIVRSRRRRDADLQAVSLDELARRAATALVATDDAITTSTQELGFARAQFGDAAAAEFEKTITAATASLTEAFSLQQRLDDAEPDTDAQIREWNVAILALCEKANTALDEKVAEFEALRELERNAPQAIERIAKDRDDAVARLDDADHELSELAASFHPDAIATVADNAEQARERIAFADAALASARTSLAAGKTSEAAVSIRGAEDAVTQALQLERAVDTLARDLRQAATTARSVMAGLEADIATARALPDPDGRLAGVAASTAQQIESARALLDAPLQRPLAALHALEEADRQIDTVVQAARDAQAQAQRAQQALAQVTMQAGAQISAADDFIAARRGAVGAQARTRLAEARASLATAQQIQVSDPAQALPHAQRAEQLASQAIQAAQRDVGAFDPGGYGGSRGGGSNGMMGAVLGGIVLNSVLSGGGSRRGGFGGFGGSFGGGSFGGGSRRGGFGGGVSRGGGFGGGGSRGRRGGGRF
- a CDS encoding DUF3097 domain-containing protein; this encodes MDDRYGTDVLASGWRGHGRTESSRVPAERGLVIEVQADGFCGAVTHADAATVELEDRFGARRRFPLGPGFLVEGSHVVLVAHRPVAPQQPKRTASGSFAGPDERARVARASRILVEGRHDAELVEKVWGDDLRAEGVVVEYLEGIDRLAAMLEEEPPSERRRYGILVDHLVPGSKEARIAAEITRGRHGTNLLIVGHPEIDVWQCVRPASLGLRAWPTVPRGVDIKVGTCRALGWPSETPADLARAWRRILSAVGSYRDLEPSLLGRVEELIDYVTAAP
- the trmB gene encoding tRNA (guanosine(46)-N7)-methyltransferase TrmB encodes the protein MSEAQQRAWTEVGPRMLIPVERDAASTSIREGSTIDPAAVWGRAAPLIVEIGSGQGHAIVHAATSRSDANFLAVEVFRAGLARTMLDADRAGLSNLRLVEANAPEVLEHLLPPASVDELWIFFPDPWHKKKHTKRRLVTAEFAALAASVLHAGGVLRLATDWQDYADQMRSVLDAAPGFTRAFEGDWAPRFGGRVLTAFERKGERAGREIRDLTYRRST
- a CDS encoding CPBP family intramembrane glutamic endopeptidase, yielding MRDLSLIAIGMLIVSAIPLKAELDNLAIVRFAIALGGAVAVPYVISRFVYRDRAIGFPWRGGGRWRWFQWTWLVGVLILGWLILPFYFITSGVYLNWPVVDTPDLIARLFVGVGAVGIWDELFFICTVFVLLLRHMHPVTANLLQGVVFVSFLWELGYQAWGPLLTIPFALLQGYIFLVTRSLAYVVTVHLLFDAVVFAVLVHAHNPGLFDHLFLV